Proteins encoded in a region of the Geobacillus genomosp. 3 genome:
- a CDS encoding DUF6230 family protein — translation MEMATKLVIIGGRTAKKPLLAALLGGFLLLGALLSIFGLTGVAYAVPLGGVGEFTVQFKTLEGNGFKMYGGMAESGKAKQTPVFVNEINKATIQGLKISKDFEALNLRVVIEAGGTVSIDGLVQKATQINGNISFGSLTMKENYIGDVEGDVQKAAAEFTQNANTIHIENGDLKTVYLFQQAVSLPGMKVYFEPLK, via the coding sequence ATGGAAATGGCGACAAAACTGGTCATCATTGGGGGGCGCACGGCGAAAAAGCCGCTGCTCGCCGCGCTGTTAGGGGGGTTCCTGCTGTTGGGCGCCTTGCTGTCGATCTTCGGGCTGACGGGCGTCGCCTACGCCGTGCCGCTTGGCGGCGTCGGGGAGTTCACCGTCCAGTTCAAAACGCTCGAGGGCAACGGTTTTAAAATGTACGGCGGGATGGCGGAATCCGGAAAAGCCAAACAAACGCCCGTGTTTGTCAACGAGATTAACAAAGCAACCATCCAAGGACTCAAAATTTCGAAAGATTTCGAGGCGCTGAACCTCCGCGTTGTCATCGAGGCTGGGGGGACTGTATCGATTGACGGCCTCGTCCAAAAAGCAACGCAAATTAACGGCAACATCTCCTTCGGCAGCCTGACAATGAAAGAAAACTATATCGGCGACGTTGAGGGAGATGTGCAAAAAGCAGCGGCTGAGTTCACCCAAAACGCCAATACGATTCATATTGAAAACGGCGACTTGAAAACCGTCTATTTGTTCCAGCAAGCCGTATCGCTTCCGGGCATGAAAGTATATTTCGAACCGCTGAAATAG
- a CDS encoding DUF6114 domain-containing protein — protein MIRSRWQALQRWRKRRPFWGATLLLLSGLIILWIPAHLYEISLVPGSTVFVGFFLGGMVLLMAILSYTMPRLSTLFGIIGMFSAILSIMGALGGFLVGTILGIIGGALCIAWRPQWAEAGAPMAHSEAAADQERHAPAAD, from the coding sequence ATGATCCGTTCCCGTTGGCAGGCACTTCAACGTTGGCGCAAACGGCGTCCATTTTGGGGAGCGACGCTGCTGTTGCTGTCGGGCTTGATCATTTTATGGATTCCGGCGCACTTATATGAAATTTCGCTCGTCCCCGGCAGCACCGTCTTCGTCGGCTTTTTCCTCGGCGGGATGGTATTGTTGATGGCCATCCTGTCGTATACAATGCCGCGGCTGTCCACGTTGTTTGGCATCATCGGCATGTTCAGCGCCATTTTGTCGATCATGGGCGCCTTAGGCGGCTTCTTAGTCGGCACCATTCTTGGCATCATCGGCGGGGCGCTTTGCATCGCCTGGCGGCCGCAATGGGCCGAAGCCGGCGCGCCGATGGCGCACAGCGAAGCCGCGGCGGATCAAGAACGCCATGCTCCGGCGGCAGACTGA